In one window of Campylobacter coli DNA:
- a CDS encoding DMT family transporter: protein MLKVIKHNLGIYFMILACLDFALMGACAKILSKEMSSIEIMFFRNIIGVFFIVYLLKRSKVHKEGGHFWLLVFRGVTGTLSLYMFFYNVSNITLGGAFAFQKTAPIFITLIAFIIFKENIGTKGWLGILIAFSGVLLIAQPWADNSTHSGFDLKNSIIGVMSGFLAALALTSVRELRKFYTTEQIAFSFIFLGALMPLISMISAEFFEPKHLDALHLDFILAPFVMPSLTAWLIIAIMGALGTIYQIHVTKAYGIAKQAGVVAGISYLDVVFSMIVGIILGDDLPSAMVFLGIIGIIFGGIILVKNKGKK, encoded by the coding sequence ATGCTAAAAGTCATCAAGCATAATTTAGGAATTTATTTTATGATTTTAGCGTGCTTGGATTTTGCACTCATGGGAGCTTGTGCTAAAATTCTTAGCAAAGAAATGAGTTCGATTGAAATTATGTTTTTTAGAAATATCATCGGCGTATTTTTTATAGTTTATCTACTAAAGCGTTCCAAAGTTCACAAAGAAGGGGGACATTTTTGGCTTTTAGTCTTTCGCGGAGTAACAGGAACACTTTCGCTTTATATGTTTTTTTATAATGTTTCAAATATTACCCTAGGGGGTGCTTTTGCCTTTCAAAAAACCGCTCCAATTTTCATTACTTTAATAGCTTTTATTATTTTCAAAGAAAATATCGGAACCAAAGGCTGGCTGGGGATTTTAATCGCATTTAGCGGAGTGCTTTTAATCGCACAACCTTGGGCAGATAACTCAACTCATTCAGGTTTTGATTTGAAAAATTCCATCATAGGTGTTATGAGCGGATTTTTAGCAGCCTTAGCTCTTACAAGCGTAAGAGAGCTTAGAAAATTTTATACCACGGAACAAATTGCATTTTCTTTTATCTTTTTAGGGGCCTTAATGCCTCTAATCTCTATGATAAGTGCTGAATTTTTTGAACCAAAACATCTTGATGCTTTACATTTGGATTTTATTTTAGCACCTTTTGTAATGCCTAGTCTTACAGCTTGGCTCATCATCGCCATTATGGGGGCCTTAGGTACTATTTATCAAATTCATGTAACTAAGGCTTATGGCATAGCCAAACAAGCAGGGGTTGTAGCAGGCATAAGTTATCTTGATGTAGTCTTTAGCATGATAGTGGGTATAATTTTGGGTGATGATTTACCAAGCGCTATGGTTTTTTTAGGTATAATAGGCATTATTTTTGGTGGAATAATTTTGGTTAAAAATAAAGGAAAAAAATGA
- the kdsA gene encoding 3-deoxy-8-phosphooctulonate synthase, translating to MKKMILIAGPCVIENKDLVFKVAQNLQEFNENENIEFYFKSSFDKANRTSINSFRGPGLEEGLKILQSVKNEFGMKILTDIHESTQAAPVSEVANVLQIPAFLCRQTDLLVAAAKTKAKVNIKKGQFLNPSDIKYSVKKILQTRGIEEEGYQVADKNGIFVAERGASFGYGNLVVDMRSLVIMREFAPVIFDATHSVQMPGAAGGSSGGKSEFVEPLARAAAAVGVDGFFFETHTNPCEALCDGPNMLDLNRLKACVKTLLEIQNIIEGK from the coding sequence ATGAAAAAAATGATACTCATTGCCGGTCCTTGTGTTATAGAAAACAAGGATTTGGTTTTTAAAGTAGCACAAAATTTACAAGAATTTAATGAAAATGAAAATATAGAATTTTATTTTAAGTCAAGCTTTGACAAAGCAAATCGAACGAGTATTAATTCTTTTAGAGGCCCTGGTCTTGAAGAAGGATTAAAAATCTTACAAAGCGTAAAAAATGAATTCGGTATGAAGATCTTAACCGACATACACGAAAGCACGCAAGCAGCACCTGTAAGCGAGGTAGCTAATGTTTTACAAATTCCTGCTTTTTTATGCAGACAAACTGATTTGCTAGTCGCAGCAGCTAAAACAAAGGCGAAAGTTAATATCAAAAAAGGGCAATTTCTCAATCCAAGCGATATTAAATACAGTGTCAAAAAAATACTTCAAACACGGGGTATAGAAGAAGAAGGCTATCAAGTAGCCGATAAAAATGGTATTTTTGTAGCTGAAAGAGGAGCTAGCTTTGGTTATGGAAATTTGGTCGTAGATATGAGATCTTTAGTTATCATGCGTGAATTTGCTCCTGTTATATTTGATGCTACTCATAGCGTGCAAATGCCAGGAGCTGCAGGGGGAAGTAGCGGAGGAAAAAGCGAATTTGTAGAACCTTTAGCAAGAGCAGCAGCAGCTGTAGGAGTAGATGGCTTTTTCTTTGAAACACATACCAATCCTTGTGAAGCCTTATGTGATGGGCCTAATATGCTTGATCTTAACCGTCTTAAAGCTTGCGTGAAAACGCTTTTAGAAATTCAAAACATCATCGAAGGAAAATAA
- the ribE gene encoding 6,7-dimethyl-8-ribityllumazine synthase: MTIIEGKLNLDSNTKIAIINARFNHIITDRLVEGARDAFLRHGGKEENLSLILVPGAFELPFALKKAIESKKFDAICCVGAVIRGSTPHFDYVSAETTKGIANVSLNHNIPVSFGVLTTDTIEQAIERAGSKAGNKGFEAMTTVIEMLNLSKEL, translated from the coding sequence ATGACTATCATTGAAGGAAAATTAAATTTAGATTCAAATACAAAAATTGCTATCATCAATGCAAGATTTAATCACATCATCACCGATCGCCTTGTAGAAGGTGCAAGAGATGCTTTTTTAAGACATGGTGGCAAAGAAGAAAATCTTAGCCTTATACTTGTTCCAGGTGCTTTTGAACTTCCTTTTGCTTTAAAAAAAGCTATAGAAAGTAAAAAATTTGATGCAATTTGTTGTGTAGGTGCGGTCATCCGTGGCTCAACCCCACATTTTGATTATGTTTCAGCAGAAACTACTAAGGGGATTGCCAATGTAAGCTTAAATCATAACATCCCTGTAAGCTTTGGAGTTTTAACAACTGATACTATAGAACAAGCCATAGAAAGAGCAGGAAGCAAAGCAGGAAATAAAGGCTTTGAAGCAATGACAACTGTTATTGAAATGCTAAATTTAAGCAAGGAACTTTAA
- the nusB gene encoding transcription antitermination factor NusB, with the protein MATRHQVRQSVISLLYALEMNEKNENFIDEFLNEKKIRNEQKNFTLSLYEGIIKNLDDIDKNLNPYLNENEIEKLGHIERAILRLGAYELLFTDTPNAIVINEAIELAKELANDNSPKFINGVLDTLVKAKQ; encoded by the coding sequence ATGGCAACGCGTCACCAAGTAAGACAAAGTGTAATCTCTTTGCTTTATGCCCTAGAAATGAATGAAAAGAATGAAAATTTCATTGATGAATTTCTAAATGAAAAAAAAATCCGCAATGAGCAAAAAAATTTTACACTGAGTTTATACGAAGGAATTATAAAAAATCTTGATGATATAGATAAGAATTTAAATCCTTATCTTAACGAAAATGAAATTGAAAAGTTAGGACATATCGAAAGAGCCATATTGCGACTTGGTGCCTATGAATTACTTTTCACAGATACGCCTAATGCTATAGTAATTAATGAAGCCATAGAGCTTGCCAAAGAACTTGCTAATGATAATTCTCCAAAATTTATCAACGGAGTTTTAGACACTCTTGTTAAGGCAAAGCAATGA
- the pyrF gene encoding orotidine-5'-phosphate decarboxylase: MKLCVALDLATKEECLRLAKDLKGLDLWLKVGLRAYLRDGFKFIEELKKIDEFKIFLDLKIHDIPNTMADACEEISKLGVDMINIHASAGKVAMQEVMTRLNRLNKRPLVLAVSALTSFDEENFYSIYKQNIDEAVINFSRMSYQNGLDGMVCSVFESKKIKEHTSSNFLTLTPGIRPFGETSDDQKRVANLTMARENLSDYIVVGRPIYKNEDPRAVCEKILDKIHRKNISENDIEQNYEAIQQKEWDMCNHFEEWIKTQPDKEQALKEFYTKCGIKY, encoded by the coding sequence ATGAAACTCTGTGTAGCCCTTGATCTTGCCACTAAAGAAGAATGTTTAAGACTTGCTAAAGACTTAAAAGGATTGGATCTTTGGTTAAAAGTGGGCTTAAGAGCTTATTTAAGAGATGGCTTTAAATTCATAGAAGAGCTTAAAAAAATCGATGAATTTAAAATTTTTCTCGATCTTAAAATTCACGATATTCCCAATACCATGGCAGATGCTTGTGAGGAAATTTCAAAACTTGGTGTTGATATGATCAATATCCACGCAAGTGCTGGAAAAGTCGCCATGCAAGAAGTAATGACTAGACTCAATCGCTTAAATAAAAGACCTTTGGTTTTAGCAGTTTCAGCACTTACTAGCTTTGATGAAGAAAATTTTTATAGCATTTATAAACAAAATATCGATGAAGCAGTGATTAATTTTTCAAGAATGTCTTATCAAAATGGACTTGATGGTATGGTATGCTCGGTTTTTGAAAGCAAAAAAATTAAAGAGCATACAAGTTCAAATTTCTTAACCCTTACTCCTGGAATTCGTCCTTTCGGAGAAACAAGCGATGATCAAAAACGCGTTGCTAATCTTACAATGGCTAGAGAAAATTTAAGCGATTATATCGTTGTGGGAAGGCCTATATATAAAAATGAAGATCCTAGAGCTGTGTGTGAAAAAATTTTAGATAAAATACACAGAAAAAATATAAGCGAAAACGATATAGAGCAAAATTATGAAGCAATTCAGCAAAAAGAATGGGATATGTGTAATCATTTTGAAGAATGGATCAAAACCCAACCTGATAAGGAGCAAGCTTTAAAAGAATTTTATACTAAGTGCGGGATAAAATATTGA
- the msrP gene encoding protein-methionine-sulfoxide reductase catalytic subunit MsrP — protein sequence MIITPEKLYKQRRDFFKLGAGALIGSSLIASKLSALNFINDTNANKLEISDEELATNYINFYEFSTDKRRAVSLAQNFNTQNWKIDISGEIEKPLSLSMEDILKFPLEERIYRFRCVETWSMVVPWVGFELRRLIDMAKPTSEAKFIKFTTLLDKNQFPDQDALFPTVDYPYVEGLRMDEAMHPLTLLAVGMYKKALKPQNGAPIRLVVPWKYGFKSIKSIVKIEFVKEQPIGTWEKYAPNEYGFYANVNPNVSHPRWSQANERALGDFFTKPTLMFNGYEKEVASLYAGMDLKANY from the coding sequence ATGATTATAACACCTGAAAAGCTTTATAAACAAAGGAGAGATTTTTTTAAGCTTGGAGCAGGAGCTTTAATTGGCTCTTCTTTAATTGCTTCTAAGCTCTCTGCTTTAAATTTTATAAACGATACAAATGCAAACAAGCTTGAAATCAGCGACGAAGAGCTTGCAACAAATTATATCAATTTTTATGAATTTTCAACAGATAAAAGAAGGGCAGTCTCTTTAGCACAAAATTTCAATACCCAAAATTGGAAAATCGATATAAGTGGAGAAATAGAAAAGCCTTTAAGTCTTAGTATGGAGGATATTTTAAAATTTCCTTTAGAAGAAAGAATTTATCGTTTCCGCTGTGTTGAAACTTGGTCAATGGTAGTACCTTGGGTAGGTTTTGAACTACGCCGTTTAATCGATATGGCAAAGCCGACTAGTGAGGCAAAATTTATCAAATTTACCACTCTTTTAGATAAAAATCAATTCCCTGATCAAGACGCTTTGTTTCCAACTGTTGATTATCCTTATGTGGAAGGACTCCGCATGGATGAGGCCATGCATCCGCTTACTCTACTTGCAGTAGGTATGTATAAAAAAGCTTTAAAACCACAAAATGGAGCACCAATTCGCCTTGTAGTGCCTTGGAAATACGGATTTAAAAGCATTAAATCCATAGTTAAAATAGAATTTGTAAAAGAGCAGCCTATTGGCACTTGGGAAAAATATGCCCCAAATGAATACGGCTTTTATGCTAATGTCAATCCTAATGTATCTCATCCTAGATGGTCACAAGCCAATGAAAGGGCTTTAGGAGACTTTTTTACCAAACCTACTTTAATGTTTAATGGCTATGAAAAAGAAGTGGCAAGTCTTTATGCGGGCATGGATTTAAAGGCAAATTACTAA
- a CDS encoding ferric reductase-like transmembrane domain-containing protein, producing the protein MHAKYFKFLAYFAFLASLIYGFYHILKAFDFVKEAYIYTGIFALIFLNLSLLFSLCKFKKTKSYPKLLGIFAAFWAFLHFLNYFIFDRNANFLRLFDDISHRLLEASGFFAFIIIFFMFLSSFRVFKRIEKIRKLGYVCLVLASYHYFLSPKVPMFWEWSALILSLVYFAIRYLRFFKPKKN; encoded by the coding sequence ATGCACGCAAAATATTTTAAATTTCTTGCCTATTTTGCTTTTTTAGCAAGCTTGATTTATGGCTTTTATCATATATTAAAAGCCTTTGATTTTGTCAAAGAAGCTTATATTTATACAGGAATTTTTGCTTTAATTTTTTTAAATTTAAGCCTTTTATTTTCTTTATGCAAATTCAAAAAAACCAAAAGCTATCCTAAGCTGTTAGGAATATTTGCTGCATTTTGGGCATTTTTACATTTTTTAAATTATTTTATTTTTGATAGAAATGCTAACTTTTTAAGACTTTTTGATGATATCTCTCATCGTTTATTAGAAGCAAGTGGTTTTTTTGCTTTCATTATTATCTTTTTTATGTTTTTAAGCTCTTTTAGGGTTTTTAAAAGAATTGAAAAGATAAGAAAATTAGGCTATGTATGTTTAGTGCTAGCAAGCTATCATTATTTTTTAAGTCCTAAAGTTCCTATGTTTTGGGAATGGAGCGCTTTAATACTCAGTCTTGTTTATTTTGCAATACGCTATTTAAGATTTTTTAAACCCAAAAAAAACTAA
- a CDS encoding ATP-binding protein — MVRLKEFLSLKNIEESQIYKELKCSKNEALILRELCKNYVISISSINAFTLLTGIFGSEKYSYLDTLEDLKRLIERGFINQNSGFFKNIESNKSQNLTLSLLQSELSLSEYFLEFLEAKPRLNLDKKEAYGEYLEYLKDEFMRVELYERLSFIRSSAYSDELKAQIKLYEKYIKERLKKSKFYNILADIFKEYNLESKEQIIFLALLKEEYTLSNENSVSREMNSLLSLVSENDLEKHKNKSLLQENAPLLNLIEYDEYLNAFGDISKSFFITDEILQRIINFEPKQNKKIKIENVLKEQDIFELIEPSIDINDIIMPQNTKELLENILKQQDKKVLERLNSWGIKSNKNIEAKIIFYGPAGTGKTMSALAMAKSMKKTVLSFDCSKILSKWVGESEQNVRKIFDTYKNIVQTCKQSPILLLNEADQFLSTRVESSSGSDKMHNQMQNIFLEQIERFNGVIIATTNFLESLDSAFSRRFDYKIEFKKPDFKDRLKMWEKFLPRKASFEKAFDVNILANYELSGAQILMVVKNTALKVAVTEDGVFKMQDFIESIQKELNSSFDKSKIVGF; from the coding sequence ATGGTTAGGCTAAAGGAATTTTTAAGTCTTAAAAACATAGAAGAAAGTCAAATTTATAAAGAATTAAAGTGTTCAAAAAACGAAGCTTTGATTTTAAGAGAACTTTGTAAAAACTATGTCATTTCCATATCTTCCATCAATGCTTTTACTTTATTAACGGGAATTTTTGGCAGTGAAAAATATTCTTATTTGGATACTTTAGAGGATTTAAAAAGGCTTATTGAAAGAGGTTTTATAAATCAAAATTCTGGTTTTTTTAAAAATATAGAAAGCAATAAAAGCCAAAATTTAACTCTTAGTTTATTGCAAAGTGAATTGAGTTTAAGTGAATATTTTTTAGAATTTTTGGAAGCTAAACCTCGTTTGAATTTGGATAAGAAAGAGGCTTATGGAGAGTATTTAGAATACTTAAAAGATGAATTTATGAGAGTTGAGCTATATGAGAGATTGAGTTTTATACGCTCAAGTGCATACAGTGATGAGCTGAAAGCACAAATCAAGCTTTATGAAAAATATATTAAAGAAAGACTTAAGAAAAGTAAATTTTATAATATTTTAGCAGATATCTTTAAAGAGTATAATCTTGAAAGCAAAGAGCAGATTATTTTTCTAGCTCTTCTTAAAGAAGAATATACCTTAAGCAATGAAAACTCAGTATCTAGAGAGATGAACTCTTTACTTTCTTTAGTCAGTGAAAATGATTTGGAAAAACATAAAAATAAAAGCTTATTGCAAGAAAATGCTCCTCTTCTTAATCTGATAGAGTATGATGAGTATTTAAATGCTTTTGGCGATATTTCTAAAAGTTTTTTTATTACAGATGAAATTTTGCAAAGAATTATAAATTTTGAGCCAAAGCAAAATAAAAAAATTAAAATCGAAAATGTTTTAAAAGAGCAAGATATTTTCGAACTTATAGAGCCAAGTATAGATATAAATGATATCATCATGCCTCAAAATACTAAAGAGCTTTTGGAAAATATCTTAAAACAGCAAGATAAAAAAGTACTCGAAAGGCTAAATTCTTGGGGGATAAAAAGCAATAAAAATATAGAAGCAAAGATTATTTTTTATGGACCTGCTGGAACAGGGAAAACTATGTCAGCCTTAGCTATGGCAAAATCAATGAAAAAAACAGTACTTAGTTTTGATTGTTCTAAAATTTTAAGCAAGTGGGTGGGCGAAAGCGAACAAAATGTAAGGAAAATTTTTGATACTTATAAAAATATAGTTCAAACTTGCAAACAAAGTCCTATACTGCTTTTAAATGAAGCAGATCAGTTTTTAAGCACAAGGGTTGAAAGTAGCAGTGGAAGCGATAAAATGCACAATCAAATGCAAAATATTTTTTTAGAGCAAATCGAACGCTTTAATGGTGTTATCATTGCCACAACTAACTTTTTAGAAAGTTTAGATAGTGCCTTTTCGAGAAGATTTGACTATAAGATCGAATTTAAAAAACCTGATTTTAAAGACAGGCTTAAGATGTGGGAGAAATTTTTACCTAGAAAAGCATCTTTTGAAAAAGCATTCGATGTTAATATTTTAGCAAATTACGAATTAAGCGGAGCGCAAATTTTAATGGTTGTTAAAAATACTGCCTTAAAAGTAGCGGTGACCGAAGATGGAGTATTTAAAATGCAAGATTTTATAGAAAGCATACAAAAAGAATTAAATTCCAGCTTCGATAAAAGTAAAATTGTCGGTTTTTAG
- a CDS encoding YajQ family cyclic di-GMP-binding protein, translating to MASEHSFDISAALDKQELKNAFEQAKKELDSRYDLKGIKCEIEFSEKDSVFKLHSSSEAKLDVLKDIVISKLIKRGINPNAIKELSRESGAMFRLNLKANDSIDSENAKKINKAIKDSKLKVSSSIRGDEIRVVAKQIDDLQAVMKMVKELNLELNLSFKNLK from the coding sequence ATGGCAAGTGAACATAGTTTTGATATTTCAGCGGCTTTGGATAAACAAGAGCTTAAAAATGCTTTTGAGCAGGCAAAAAAAGAGCTTGATTCTCGCTATGATTTAAAAGGTATTAAGTGTGAAATTGAATTCAGTGAGAAAGACAGTGTTTTTAAGCTTCATTCTTCAAGTGAAGCAAAACTTGATGTTTTAAAAGATATTGTGATTTCAAAACTTATAAAAAGAGGCATTAATCCTAATGCTATTAAAGAGCTTTCACGCGAAAGCGGGGCGATGTTTCGCTTGAATTTGAAAGCCAATGATAGCATTGATAGCGAAAATGCTAAGAAAATCAATAAGGCTATTAAAGATAGTAAATTAAAAGTAAGTTCTTCCATACGAGGAGATGAAATTCGTGTGGTTGCAAAGCAAATTGATGATTTGCAAGCTGTGATGAAAATGGTTAAAGAGCTTAATTTAGAATTAAATCTTAGCTTTAAAAATTTAAAATAG
- a CDS encoding D-2-hydroxyacid dehydrogenase gives MKIVCLDAATLGGYDLSIFKHFGEFQSYALTDRKETIERLKDADVVMTNKVVIDKEVMDACPNLKLILETATGVNNIDVEYAKEKGIIVKNAAGYSTMSVVQHTFAFIFAFLNHIPYYDKWSKEGKWCDSPIFTDFSRILNSMEGKKHGVIGLGSIGKEVAKISSAFGAKICYYSTSGLNQNAEFECLNLEELLRTCDIVSIHAPLNEKTKNLLTYEKLKFLKDNAILVNVGRGGIINENDLAKIIDEKNIRVGLDVLESEPMVKNHPLLNIKNKENLIITPHVAWASKEAVEKLMSMVYDNLKEWIENGK, from the coding sequence ATGAAAATTGTATGCTTAGATGCGGCAACTTTAGGGGGTTATGATTTAAGTATTTTTAAGCATTTTGGAGAATTTCAAAGTTATGCTTTAACGGATAGAAAAGAAACCATAGAGCGTTTAAAAGATGCAGATGTGGTTATGACAAACAAAGTTGTTATTGATAAAGAAGTTATGGATGCTTGCCCTAATTTAAAGCTTATTTTAGAAACAGCTACGGGCGTAAATAATATCGATGTTGAATACGCCAAAGAAAAGGGTATTATCGTAAAAAATGCTGCTGGATATTCTACTATGAGCGTAGTTCAGCATACTTTTGCATTTATTTTTGCTTTTTTAAACCATATTCCTTATTATGATAAATGGAGTAAAGAGGGTAAATGGTGTGATAGCCCCATCTTTACGGATTTTAGTAGAATTTTAAATTCAATGGAGGGTAAAAAGCACGGTGTTATAGGACTAGGCAGTATAGGCAAAGAAGTGGCTAAAATTTCTAGTGCTTTTGGGGCTAAAATTTGTTATTATTCAACAAGCGGACTCAATCAAAATGCCGAATTTGAATGCCTAAATTTGGAAGAGCTTTTAAGAACTTGCGATATTGTTAGCATTCACGCTCCTTTAAATGAAAAAACAAAAAATTTGCTTACTTATGAGAAGTTAAAATTTTTAAAAGATAATGCGATTTTGGTTAATGTAGGCAGGGGTGGAATCATTAATGAAAATGATTTGGCAAAAATAATAGATGAAAAAAATATCCGCGTAGGACTTGATGTTTTAGAGAGTGAGCCTATGGTTAAAAATCATCCTCTCTTAAATATCAAAAATAAAGAAAATCTCATTATTACTCCACATGTGGCTTGGGCGAGTAAAGAAGCGGTGGAAAAATTGATGTCTATGGTTTATGATAATTTAAAAGAATGGATAGAAAATGGCAAGTGA